One genomic segment of Labrus bergylta chromosome 17, fLabBer1.1, whole genome shotgun sequence includes these proteins:
- the notch1a gene encoding neurogenic locus notch homolog protein 1 has product MYRFFVKLTFLIPAIVITQGLKCSLPTESCLNGGWCEATSNGNGECKCPTDYVGNRCQYPSPCSPSPCRNGGECRAISHGNTFDFKCVCRLGYTDRLCLTPNNHACVSAPCRNGGTCDLLTLTTYQCRCPPGWSGKTCQLANPCASNPCANGGQCSAFDSTYICTCPSAFHGQTCKQDVNECARSPTPCLNGGVCVNEVGSYHCRCPQEYTGQHCENTYLPCSPSPCQNGGTCVQKGDTTYDCSCLPGFTGPHCEHNIDDCPGHNCQNNGVCVDGVNTYNCQCPPHFTGQYCTENVDECELMPNACQNGGTCHDTHGSYHCVCVNGWTGDDCSENIDDCASAACYQGATCHDRVASFFCECPHGRTGLLCHLDDACISNPCQKGSNCDTNPVNGKAICTCPPGYTGSACNLDIDECSLGANPCEHGGRCLNTKGSFKCKCLQGYEGPRCEMDVNECMSNPCHNDATCLDQIGGFHCICMPGYEGVFCHINTDECASQPCLNNGKCVDKINSFHCECPKGFSGNLCQVDIDECASTPCKNGAKCTDGPNKYTCECAEGYSGQHCETDINECYSDPCHYGTCKDGLASFTCYCRPGYTGRLCETNINECLSQPCKNGGTCQDRENTYICACPKGTAGFNCEVNLDDCKSKPCDYGRCIDKINGYECACEPGYTGAMCNINIDDCAINPCHNGGTCVDGINSFTCLCPEGYNDATCLSQVDECGSNPCIHGRCQDLINGYKCTCDSGWSGPNCDINNNECESNPCMNGGTCKDMTSGYHCTCRVGFTGPNCQTNINECASNPCLNQGTCIDDVAGYKCNCLLPYTGENCETLLAPCSPRPCKNGGVCKEAEDYQSFSCVCPEGWQGQTCEIDINECVKSPCRNGAICHNTMGSYQCKCQPGYTGQKCETDTDDCKPNPCSNGGLCRDGINTFTCTCLPGFRGGRCEQDINECESNPCRNGANCTDCVNSYTCTCPPGFSGINCEINTNDCTDSSCFNGGTCMDGINAFTCLCLPGFTGSYCQYDINECDSKPCLNGGSCLDSYGTYKCTCPHGYTGVNCQNLVRWCDSSPCKNGGSCWQQGASYTCQCQTGWTGLYCDIPSVSCEVAAKRQGVEVAHLCRNSGQCLDAGNTHYCRCQAGYTGSYCQEQVDECSPNPCQNGAVCTDYLGGYSCECVPGYHGVNCSKEINECQSQPCQNGGTCIDLINTYKCSCPRGTQGVHCEINLDDCTPSTDPLTNEPKCFNNGRCVDRIGGYQCVCPAGYVGERCEGDVNECLSDPCDPRGSYNCIQLTNSYRCECRTGYTGQRCDKVFDGCKGRPCRNGGTCAVASNTPHGFICKCPPGFTGSSCEYDSHSCGNLNCRNGGTCVSGHLGPRCLCPATFTGPECQTPTDSLCISNPCYNGGTCQITPEVPFFQCSCPSNFNGLLCHILDYSFVGGFGRDITPPPKVEVSCEIPQCDEWAGNHICDSLCNNHACGWDGGDCSLNFDDPWQNCSAALQCWRYFNDGKCDGQCNSPGCLYDGFDCQGQEGQCNPLYDQYCKDHYADGHCDQGCNNAECEWDGLDCANNMPEKLADGHLVLVVHIPPEHLKNRSSTFLRELSSVLHTNVVFRRDAKGEPMIFPYYGNEQDLVKHSVLKRSADGWPEWASVPANVLGQMKESVSAIVTPRKRRELDPLQVKGSIVYLEIDNRQCYQQSSECFQSATDVAAFLGALASSGNLNVPYIEAVTSVRPTHSGPELYPMYVVFLGLAALGFVCLGVLVSRKRRREHGQLWFPEGFKVSEPSKKKRREPLGEDSVGLKPMKNSDINLMDDNQNEWDDEDPDCRRFRFEEQAMLDLSDRTDHRKWTQQHLDAADLRIASIAPTPPQGEIENDCMDVNVRGPDGFTPLMIASCSGGGLETGNSEEEEDPSAEIISDFIYQGANLHNQTDRTGETALHLAARYARSDAAKRLLESSADANVQDNMGRTPLHAAVAADAQGVFQILIRNRATDLDARMHDGTTPLILAARLAVDGMVEELINCHANANATDDSGKSALHWAAAVNNVEAAVVLLKNGANKDMQDNKEETPLFLAAREGSFETAKVLLEHLANREITDHLDQLPRDIAQERMHHDIVRLLDEYNIVRSPGLHSAPLSNSSLSPPLCSPNDYLSNLKPSLSTKKVRKLSSGKGGKDGGKDNRMKKKKSLDGKGNLLDTSAVLSPVDSLESPHGYLSDVASPPMTSPFQQSPPMSLNHLQGNGDSHMGQLSMGKDMGCMSFDPHPPRLSHLPVSSPGSQNTSIGGSRGGQCEWVPRMHPGVGQQGGFAQAPQITHNMMGPLHGVSTATLSQIMGYQNLQTSHLSPSAHMMQRQLQHQNSNSATAGQSLNQTFPNIELNGSDMQQNNIRSMSIHTVMPQETQILGTQFLTPPSQHSYSGPMDNTPNHQLQVPDHPFLTPSPGSPDQWSSSSPHSNMSDWSEGISSPPTSIHSQMNLIPDQFK; this is encoded by the exons GTCTAAAATGCTCCCTACCCACTGAATCATGCCTGAATGGAGGATGGTGTGAAGCCACCTCCAATGGAAACGGAGAATGCAA GTGTCCCACTGACTATGTAGGAAACCGGTGCCAGTATCCAAGTCCCTGCAGCCCTTCACCCTGCAGAAATGGTGGCGAGTGCCGAGCTATTTCCCATGGCAACACATTTGATTTCAAGTGTGTGTGCCGCCTGGGTTATACCGACCGGCTATGCCTGACCCCCAACAACCATGCCTGCGTGAGCGCCCCCTGTCGCAATGGGGGAACATGTGACCTCCTTACCCTCACTACATACCAATGCCGCTGCCCACCTGGCTGGTCag gtaaAACCTGCCAGCTCGCCAACCCATGCGCCTCCAATCCCTGCGCAAATGGCGGTCAGTGCTCAGCCTTTGATTCCACCTACATTTGCACCTGCCCGTCTGCTTTCCACGGTCAAACCTGCAAGCAGGACGTCAACGAGTGCGCCCGCAGTCCAACCCCTTGCCTAAATGGTGGCGTGTGTGTGAACGAGGTGGGCTCCTACCACTGTCGCTGCCCTCAGGAGTACACAGGCCAGCACTGCGAGAACACCTACCTGCCGTGCAGCCCCTCACCATGCCAGAACGGCGGAACCTGTGTGCAGAAGGGAGACACCACCTATGACTGCAGCTGCCTGCCAG GCTTCACAGGTCCACATTGTGAGCATAACATCGATGACTGTCCAGGCCACAACTGTCAGAacaatggtgtgtgtgtggacggtGTAAACACCTACAACTGCCAGTGCCCACCTCATTTCACAG GTCAATACTGCACTGAAAATGTGGACGAGTGTGAGTTGATGCCCAACGCCTGCCAAAACGGAGGGACGTGCCATGACACTCACGGCAGCTATCATTGTGTCTGTGTCAATGGATGGACGGGAGACGACTGCAGCGAGAACATCGATGACTGTGCCAGCGCTGCTTGTTACCAAGGTGCTACCTGCCATGACCGCGTTGCCTCCTTCTTCTGCGAGTGTCCCCATGGGCGCACAG GTCTGCTGTGCCACCTTGATGATGCCTGCATCAGCAATCCATGCCAAAAGGGCTCCAATTGTGACACCAACCCAGTCAATGGCAAAGCGATCTGCACCTGTCCCCCGGGTTACACTGGGTCAGCTTGCAACCTAGACATTGACGAGTGCTCCCTTG GTGCCaacccctgtgaacatggcggTCGATGCCTTAACACCAAAGGCTCTTTTAAGTGCAAGTGTCTTCAAGGCTATGAGGGACCTCGTTGTGAGATGGATGTCAATGAATGCATGTCGAATCCTTGCCATAATGATGCCACATGCCTTGACCAGATTGGGGGGTTCCATTGCATCTGTATGCCAG GCTACGAGGGTGTGTTCTGCCACATCAACACAGACGAGTGTGCCAGCCAGCCTTGCCTTAACAATGGAAAGTGTGTTGACAAGATCAACTCCTTCCACTGCGAGTGCCCTAAAG GTTTCTCAGGGAATCTATGTCAGGTTGACATTGATGAGTGTGCCAGCACCCCATGCAAGAATGGAGCAAAATGCACCGATGGTCCAAACAAGTACACCTGTGAATGTGCTGAAG GATACTCAGGTCAGCACTGTGAGACCGACATCAATGAGTGCTACTCTGACCCCTGCCACTATGGCACCTGTAAGGATGGCTTGGCCTCCTTTACTTGCTATTGTCGCCCTGGCTACACTGGCCGCCTGTGTGAGACCAACATCAACGAGTGTCTAAGCCAACCCTGCAAGAACGGTGGTACATGTCAGGACAGGGAGAACACGTATATTTGTGCCTGCCCAAAAGGAACTGCAG GTTTCAACTGTGAGGTTAACCTGGACGACTGTAAGAGCAAACCCTGCGATTATGGGAGGTGCATCGACAAAATCAACGGCTATGAGTGTGCATGCGAGCCGGGCTACACAG GAGCAATGTGTAACATCAACATCGATGATTGTGCCATCAACCCCTGTCACAATGGGGGTACATGCGTCGATGGCATCAACAGCTTCACCTGCCTGTGCCCAGAGGGCTACAATGAcgccacctgtctgtctcaggTGGATGAGTGTGGAAGTAACCCCTGCATCCACGGCCGGTGTCAGGACCTCATCAATGG cTACAAATGTACCTGTGACTCCGGCTGGAGTGGCCCAAACTGTGACATCAACAACAACGAGTGTGAGTCCAACCCGTGCATGAACGGGGGAACCTGCAAGGACATGACCAGCGGATACCATTGCACATGCAGAGTCGGCTTCACTG GACCTAACTGTCAAACTAACATCAACGAGTGTGCCTCCAACCCGTGCCTCAACCAGGGCACCTGCATCGATGATGTGGCCGGATACAAGTGCAACTGTTTGCTGCCCTACACTG GTGAAAATTGTGAGACCCTGCTGGCACCCTGCAGCCCCAGACCCTGTAAAAATGGTGGTGTATGTAAGGAGGCAGAAGACTACCAAAGCTTCTCCTGCGTCTGCCCTGAAGGATGGCAAG GCCAAACATGTGAAATCGATATCAACGAATGTGTGAAGAGCCCATGCCGCAATGGGGCTATTTGTCATAATACCATGGGTAGCTACCAGTGCAAGTGCCAGCCAGGTTACACTGGCCAGAAGTGTGAGACAGACACTGACGACTGCAAACCAA atCCCTGCAGTAACGGTGGTTTGTGCCGCGATGGCATCAACACGTTCACATGTACGTGTCTGCCTGGTTTTCGTGGGGGCAGATGCGAGCAGGACATAAATGAGTGTGAGAGTAACCCCTGCAGGAATGGCGCCAACTGTACTGACTGTGTCAACAGCTACACCTGCACCTGCCCGCCTGGTTTCAGCGGAATCAACTGTGAAATCAACACCAACGACTGTACTGACAG CTCTTGCTTCAACGGGGGGACATGCATGGATGGAATCAATGCGTTCACCTGCCTGTGTTTACCTGGATTCACTGGCAGCTACTGCCAGTATGATATCAATGAGTGTGACTCCAAACCATGCCTCAATGGAGGATCTTGTCTTGACAGTTATGGGACATACAAATGCACCTGTCCTCATGGCTACACTGGAGTCAATTGTCAG AATCTTGTGCGCTGGTGTGATTCATCCCCCTGTAAAAATGGAGGCTCATGCTGGCAGCAGGGAGCCTCTTACACATGCCAGTGTCAAACTGGATGGACTGGCCTTTATTGTGACATCCCCAGTGTGTCCTGTGAAGTCGCAGCGAAACGTCAAG GGGTGGAGGTGGCTCACCTGTGCAGGAACTCAGGCCAGTGTCTGGATGCTGGAAACACTCATTACTGCCGCTGCCAGGCCGGTTACACTGGGAGTTACTGCCAGGAACAAGTGGATGAGTGTTCACCAAATCCTTGCCAGAATGGAGCTGTCTGTACTGATTATCTGGGAGGCTACAGCTGTGAG TGTGTCCCTGGATACCACGGTGTAAACTGCTCCAAAGAGATCAACGAATGTCAGTCACAGCCATGCCAAAATGGAGGCACCTGCATCGACCTCATCAACACATACAAGTGCTCCTGCCCCAGAGGAACACAAG GTGTCCACTGTGAGATAAATTTGGATGACTGCACCCCTTCCACCGACCCACTGACCAATGAGCCAAAGTGCTTCAACAACGGCCGTTGTGTGGATCGCATAGGAGGGTACCAGTGTGTGTGCCCAGCAGGATACGTAGGCGAGCGCTGTGAAGGTGATGTTAACGAGTGTCTGTCAGACCCCTGTGACCCAAGGGGATCATACAACTGCATTCAGCTCACCAACAGCTACCGCTGTGAATGTCGCACTGGATATACAG GTCAGCGTTGTGACAAAGTGTTTGATGGCTGCAAAGGAAGACCCTGCAGGAATGGAGGAACATGTGCTGTTGCCAGCAACACACCTCATGGTTTTATCTGCAAATGTCCACCT GGCTTCACTGGCTCTTCTTGCGAGTATGATTCTCACTCCTGTGGGAATCTGAATTGCAGGAACGGAGGCACATGTGTATCAGGCCACCTTGGCCCACGCTGTCTGTGTCCTGCAACATTCACTGGGCCTGAGTGCCAGACCCCCACTGACAGCCTCTGCATCTCAAACCCCTGCTACAATGGTGGAACTTGCCAGATCACCCCAGAAGTTCCATTTTTCCAGTGTAGCTGCCCCAGCAATTTCAATGGCCTGCTTTGCCATATCCTGGACTATTCCTTTGTGGGAGGTTTTGGCCGGGACATCACCCCACCTCCGAAAGTTGAGGTTAGCTGCGAGATTCCTCAATGTGACGAATGGGCAGGGAACCATATCTGTGACTCCCTCTGCAACAACCATGCCTGTGGCTGGGATGGAGGAGACTGCTCACTTAATTTTGACGATCCGTGGCAAAACTGCTCTGCAGCTTTGCAGTGTTGGCGCTACTTTAACGATGGGAAGTGTGATGGCCAGTGCAACAGTCCTGGATGTCTTTATGATGGTTTTGATTGTCAGGGGCAGGAAGGACAATGCAA CCCGCTCTATGACCAGTACTGTAAGGACCACTACGCAGACGGTCACTGTGATCAAGGCTGCAACAATGCAGAATGTGAATGGGACGGCCTGGACTGTGCCAATAATATGCCAGAGAAGCTGGCAGATGGTCACTTAGTTCTGGTGGTCCATATCCCCCCAGAACATCTTAAAAACCGTTCTTCAACCTTCCTCAGAGAGCTCAGCAGCGTTCTTCACACCAATGTAGTGTTCCGCCGTGATGCCAAAGGAGAACCAATGATCTTCCCATACTATGGCAATGAACAGGACCTTGTTAAACACAGCGTGCTGAAACGCTCTGCAGATGGCTGGCCTGAGTGGGCTTCCGTTCCTGCCAATGTTTTGGGTCAAATGAAGGAGAGTGTGTCTGCCATAGTCACCCCTCGGAAACGCAGAGAACTAGATCCCTTGCAAGTCAAAGG ATCTATTGTGTACCTGGAGATTGACAACCGTCAGTGCTACCAGCAGTCAAGTGAATGTTTCCAGAGTGCCACTGATGTAGCGGCGTTCCTTGGAGCGCTGGCTTCTAGTGGGAATCTCAATGTCCCCTATATTGAAGCTGTCACCA GTGTGAGACCTACCCACTCCGGTCCAGAGCTCTACCCCATGTACGTTGTCTTCCTTGGCTTGGCTGCGTTGGGTTTTGTCTGCCTAGGTGTTCTGGTGTCCCGCAAGAGGCGTCGAGAGCACGGCCAGCTGTGGTTCCCTGAAGGATTCAAAGTGTCAGAACCCAGCAAAAAGAAACGCAGAGAGCCGTTAGGAGAGGATTCTGTTGGACTTAA GCCTATGAAGAACTCTGACATCAATCTTATGGATGACAATCAAAATGAATGGGATGATGAGGATCCAGACTGCAGGCGCTTCAGG TTTGAGGAGCAGGCTATGTTGGATTTAAGTGACCGTACCGACCACAGGAAATGGACACAGCAGCATCTGGATGCAGCTGATTTGCGTATCGCGTCCATTGCTCCCACCCCTCCTCAGGGAGAGATCGAGAATGACTGCATGGATGTCAATGTCAGAGGACCAG ATGGGTTCACACCGCTGATGATCGCTTCCTGTAGCGGGGGAGGCCTTGAGACTGGTAatagtgaagaagaagaggatccCTCTGCGGAAATCATCTCTGATTTCATATACCAGGGTGCCAACCTTCACAATCAGACTGACCGCACAGGTGAGACTGCCCTCCACCTAGCCGCTCGGTATGCCCGCTCTGATGCTGCCAAACGCCTGCTGGAGTCCAGTGCCGACGCCAACGTTCAGGACAACATGGGCCGCACTCCACTTCACGCTGCCGTGGCTGCAGATGCACAGGGAGTGTTCCAG ATTTTAATCCGAAACCGCGCCACTGATCTTGATGCCCGAATGCACGACGGAACGACACCACTGATACTGGCAGCTCGACTGGCCGTTGACGGCATGGTGGAAGAGCTTATCAACTGCCATGCTAACGCTAATGCCACCGATGATTCTG GTAAATCTGCTCTTCACTGGGCCGCAGCTGTAAACAATGTGGAGGCTGCTGTGGTGCTGCTGAAAAATGGAGCCAACAAAGACATGCAAGACAACAAG GAAGAGACACCGCTCTTCCTTGCAGCTCGTGAGGGCAGCTTCGAAACAGCCAAAGTTCTTCTGGAGCACCTTGCCAATCGTGAGATCACTGACCATCTTGACCAGCTGCCTAGAGATATCGCCCAGGAGCGCATGCACCATGACATCGTCCGCCTTCTAGATGAGTACAACATTGTCAGGAGTCCTGGGCTTCACAGCGCTCCCCTAAGCAACTCCAGCCTCTCCCCACCGCTTTGCTCCCCCAATGACTACCTTAGTAACCTCAAACCCTCCCTCTCTACCAAGAAGGTTCGCAAACTCAGCTCTGGCAAAGGAGGGAAGGACGGGGGTAAAGATAAtagaatgaagaagaagaagtcccTGGATGGGAAGGGTAACTTGCTGGACACTTCAGCCGTCCTCTCTCCGGTTGATTCCCTTGAGTCGCCACATGGCTACCTGTCAGATGTGGCCTCTCCTCCCATGACATCACCGTTTCAGCAGTCACCACCCATGTCTTTAAATCACCTACAAGGCAATGGAGACTCCCATATGGGCCAGTTGAGCATGGGTAAAGATATGGGCTGTATGTCTTTTGACCCTCACCCACCTCGTCTCTCCCACCTGCCTGTGTCCAGCCCAGGCAGTCAGAACACATCTATAGGTGGAAGCAGAGGAGGCCAGTGTGAATGGGTCCCCAGGATGCACCCAGGAGTAGGCCAGCAAGGTGGCTTTGCCCAAGCACCACAGATAACCCACAACATGATGGGTCCTCTGCATGGCGTCAGCACTGCCACTCTGTCTCAGATCATGGGGTACCAGAACCTGCAGACCAGCCATCTCAGTCCATCTGCACATATGATGCAAAGGCAGCTCCAACACCAGAATTCCAACTCCGCCACAGCCGGACAGTCCCTCAACCAGACCTTTCCCAACATCGAGCTGAACGGCTCCGACATGCAGCAGAACAACATTCGCTCTATGTCAATCCACACTGTAATGCCCCAGGAGACGCAGATCCTCGGCACCCAATTCCTCACCCCTCCCTCCCAGCACAGCTATTCTGGCCCCATGGACAACACACCCAATCACCAGCTACAGGTGCCTGACCACCCATTTCTAACCCCCTCCCCTGGCTCCCCTGACCAGTGGTCCAGCTCGTCCCCACATTCCAACATGTCTGACTGGTCTGAAGGCATCTCCAGCCCGCCTACAAGTATCCATTCACAGATGAATCTGATCCCAGATCAGTTTAAATAG